GCACCAGTTCCGCCAGAGTGCGCCGACAGGATGGCCTCCAGACGATTCAGAGCGGGAAGGCTCTGCTCAGAGCGGAATAGCGTAGCGGTCAAACTATTCGCCGCCCCAGGCGTTCGGCCGGAAGAACACCTTGCCGGCCGTCATGTCCGAGGCGGCGATGCGCAGCGCCTCTCCCGCGGACTCCAGCGGCAGCGTGGCGCGCACGGGCGTCTCGAAGTCCTTGCCCAGCAGCGTGGGCACCTCCACCAGCGCGCGGAGCTGATCCTTCCCGAAGCCGCCCCGGAAGAACTCCGAGAGCCAGAAGCCCTCGATCTTCTTCTGGTGGAAGATGAACTCCCCCGGGTGGATGCGGCTCTCCTGCTCGGAGAGGCCCCCGTAGACGATCACCGTGCCCCCATCCACGAGGGCGCGCGCCAGGTGGCCCGTCATCGTCCCCGCCACCGCGTCGAAAGCCAGCGACACGCCCAGTTCCTGACAGATGAGCCGCAGCCGCTCCTCGAACTCCGGCTCGCTGCTGTTCACCACGTGCTCGGCGCCCAGCTTGCGCAGCATGGCCTCCTGCTCGGCCCGGCGGACGACGTTCACCAGGGGCAGCTTCTCCTTGCGCGCCAGCTTCTGCAGCATGCGGCCGACGGTGCTCGCCGCCGCGCTCTGCACCAGTGCCTTGTGCTTGCCCTGGCGCGCCCGCTCCATCAGCGCCCACGCCGAGAACGGGTTGACGAAGAAGCTGGCCCCCTGCTCGTCGCTGAGGCGCGGCAGCAGGGGAAAGCACTGCTTCAGCGGCACCACCACGTACTCGGCCCACGTTCCGTCCGTGGATGGGGTTGGCACACATCCCACCCTGCGCCCCACCAGCAGCCGCCCCGCCAGGCTCCCCGCCGCCACCACCGTCCCGCTGCCTTCGAAGCCCGGAATCGCCGGCAGCGGCTTCTTCACCCCGTAGAGTCCTCGAACGAACATCAGATCCGAGGGGTTGATGGGGGCGGCGGCCACTCGCACCAGCACCTGGCCCGCCTCGGGCTTCGGCACCGGCACCTCCGTCACCTGGAGAGACTCGGGCCGGCCGTCATAGGCCGACAGGCACAGCGCTCGCATCTTCTCGGGAAGGGCGGAGGAGGTCATCCACAGACCTTTTTATTCGGCCACGCGTTCCAGCGGGAACCTTTCTCTCGCCTGCCGCGTCGGAGTTCCCGATGTCCGCCACTGTCCTGCAGCTCCACCACCGCGAAGTCTTCGAGCGAAATGTCACCCGCGCCCTGGCCGCCGGAGCCGGAGCCGGGCTGCTGCACCTGGCTTCCCTGAAGCTGGGTGTAGCGCTCCCCCTGGCCTACCTCGTCATCGTCGGCACCCTGCTGGCCGTGGCCCGGGGCGACAGGTGGGACCGGCTCCTGCTGTCGGGCCTCGGCGTGCTGCTGCCCGCCCTGCCCTATGCCCTGGGCATGGCGCCCGCGTGGACGGCCGGACTCAGCGCCGCGGCGGCGGGGGCGCTGCTGGTTCGCGCCCACCTCAATGAGCGTGGTGAGGAGAGCCAGGTCGGCGAGCGGCGCCCTACTCTCGTGAACTATCTGCTCGGCGCCGGCCTGTGCGTCGGGCTCACCCTGGGCGGAGTGGAGGTGGCGCGCGTGCTCGCCGCGCGGATGGCTGATCTGGCGACGCCCGTGATGCTCGGCGCGGGGGTGGCCGGCGCCGTCGTGGGCCTCTTCGTGGGGCTCAGCTCCGTGGCGGCGCACCTGGCGCTCTCCTCGGATCCCGTGGAGGCCCGCTGCGAGGAGCTGCTGCCCCGGCTCTCCGGGGACTTCCACACCCTGGCCCAGCGCGCGCTGACCCTCTATCGGCAGTGCGGCCAGTCGCTGGCGCAGCTCCCCCGCGAGCCCGCCCGTGAGGAGCTGGCCCGGACGCTGTCCCGGATGACGCGCGATGCCGTGGAGCTGGCCTCCGAGTGGGCGGGCGTGGAGGCCCAGCTCGAGGAGCGCGCGCAGACGGAGCTGGAGAACGAGCGAGAGGAGCTGCTCCGGGCCGCGAAGGCGAGCACCGACGTGGTGGCCCGCCGGCAGCTCGAGTCCGCCGCCGCGTCCCTGGGCGAGGAGGTGGAGCGGCTGGCAGAGCTCAAGCAGCGCCGGGAGCGCATCCTCGCGCGGCTCCGGGCCCAGGTGGCGCAGCTCGACCGGGCCCGGGTGGCGCTCCTGTCCCTGCGCAGCGGGCACGCGCAGATGAAGGCCGCCGAGCTGTCGGCGCTGACCCGCCGCTTCCGGGCGCTCTCCTCCTCCCAGCTCGAGGAGGGACAGGCGATGGAGGCGGTGGCGGCTCAGGCGACGCTCTCTCAGACGGAGCCGCTCCCCGCGGCTCCGGCGCCCACCGCGCCGGAGGACGCCCCCGAGCATGGCCGAGGCCAGAGGGTGTAGAGGAGCGCGGCCCGCAAGAGGCCAGCGCGCCGCCGGGGAGCCGAAGAAGGAGAGGGGGTGTTGTCGCTGGCGCAACGAGTGTTGCCCCTGGCGCAACGCCCCGGAGGGCCCACGATGGCGGCTCTCCCTGTGAGCGGCTCCGCGAGCAAGGCTGGCGCGAGGCTTGCTCTTGCCTGGCTCCGCGTCACGACGACGCCAAACGATCGGGGAATAGCACTCCATGAAGCGGTTCTCGAAGAACGTCCACTCTCTCTGCGGTGCGCTGGTGTGTGGCGCCACCCTGGCGCTGGCGGGGCAGGCGCAGGCCGAGACGCTGATCAGCGTCGACACGGCGGGCTGCAGCACGAACATGGCCATCAACAACGCGATTGGCCAGAGCTTCCAGGTCGGCTCGCCGACGAGCGTCGAGTCGATCGAGGTCTGGATCAAGCCGGAGCTGTACTACACCACCTCGTACACCGTGGAGGTGTACGACGGCGAGGGCACGGGTGGCACGAAGCTGGCCACCTCGTCCACCACGGTGACGCTGGGCTCGCAGACGGCGGGGGTTGCCTCGGGGTTCCAGGTCTTCACCTTCTCGGGCCTGTCGCTGGAGGCCCACCACGCGTACACGTTCAAGCTGGTGCGGCTGTCGCAGTACTCGGGCGCCTTCTCCGAGTGCGGCGACGTGTACAGCGCGGGCAAGGAGTACTGGCTGGGCTACAGCGCCCAGAACTCGCGCGACATCTCCTTCAAGCTCAATGGCACGGCGACCCCCGCGCCGGACCCGGAGCCGACGCCCGTGGAGGAGCCGCTCATCTCGGTGGAGACGGCGGGCTGCAACACGAATGTCGCCATCAACAACGCCATCGGCCAGAGCTTCCGCGTGGCGAAGGTGACGCGGCTCCAGAAGATCGAGTTCTGGATCAAGCCGGAGCTGTACTACACCACCTCGTACGCCATGGAGCTGTACGACGGCGAGGGCACGGGCGGCACGAAGCTCGCCACCTCGCCCACGACGGTGACGCTGGGCTCGCAGACGGCGGGTGTCCCCTCCGCCTTCCAGGGTTTCTCGTTCGCGGGCGTCACGCTACAGCCGGACCACGCGTACACGTTCAAGCTGGTGCGGCTGTCTCAGTACTCTGGCGCCTTCTCCAAGTGCGGCAACGTCTACCCCCACGGCATCCAGTACTGGCTGGGCAGCTACTCGGACACGCCCTACGACGCCTCCTTCAAGCTGTACGGCTCCGAGACGCTGGCCCTCGAGTCGCTGTCCTGGTCGGCGGCGGGCCCCGGCACCCGGTCAGCCACCGCGGACGGCAGCGCCACGGACGCGATGACGTTCGACTACTCGCTCAGCGGCTCGAGCGTGTGGAGCGCCCAGTCGTGGACCTACTCCGCCACGGCGCCGCGTGACACCACGCTGGAGTTCGGCTGGAACTACACCGGCTTCCACGCCTGGTACCGCGTCAACGCCCAGGCGCGCGCCTTCGCGGACGGCCCCAACGGCCGCGCCTACGTGGACCTCTACTCGCGGAACTACGGGGACGGCTGGAACGTCAGCGGCACCGCCTCGCTCGAGCTCCACGAGGGCTACGCCTTCGGCTTCATCATCGACGGCTCGAACTACGACAGCGACTCGCGCCTGCTCGGCACGCTGAAGGTTACCTCTCAGCCCTGAGTCGCCGCCCGCCGGCAGCTCGAGTCCGCCGCCGCGTCCCTGGGCGAGGCGGTGGAGCGGCCGGGGGCGCCCATCGGCTCCGGTGGCCCCCTGGCGCTCCGGCGGGCCGGGCCCGGTCAACGCTTGCGTCCCAAACCTATGACAGGCGGGCGAGCAGCCGTGCGCCGGGAGCATGTCGAGCTGGCGCGTTGCCATCCGGACACTCCGAGTCGTGTGTGTCCTCCTACCCGCTGTGCGGCCAGGAGCAGGAGCCTTGGCTGTCATGGCAGCGTGACGGGCTTGTTGCGTGGCGCTCACTCGCCCGGCGTGGGGCGGTCAGAGGCATCCGTTACATCTTCCAGGCATGAGCCTTCCCGTGATCAGCGGTGCCTCCGAGCCGCCTTCGTGGCTCTGGAGCGGCGACCAGCCCCGGATCGTCTCCGTGTTCCAGCCCATCGTGGATCTGATGAACGGGGAGCCCATCGGGTACGAGGTGCTCTCGCGAGGGGCGGGGCCCATCCAGGCGCCGCACGTGCTGTTCAGCAAGGCGCGGGTGGAAGGGGTCTGCTGGGAGCTGGAGAGGGCGTGCTGGACGGCGGCCGTGCGTCGCATCGCCACGCTGCCGCTCGAGGATCGCCGCGTGCCCTTCTTCTTCAACGTGGGGCCGGACGTGCTGAGCGATCCGCGCTTCCGGGATGGCGCTCCGCTGGAGCTGCTGGCGAGCCATGGGATGAGCCCGCGGCAGATCGTCCTGGAGATCACCGAGACGAGCACCTTCGCGGACTCGGAGCAGCTGGCGGCGCTCACGCGGCGGTACATGGGGCACGGCTTCGGCATCGCCCTGGATGACTTCGGCGCGGGGTACTCGGGGCTGGTGACGCTGGTGCACAGCGCGCCGCACTTCATCAAGCTGGACCAGGCGCTGGTGCGAGACATCCACCAGCACAGCTACCGGCAGCACCTGGTGAAGTCGCTGGTCACCTTCGCCTCCAGCGTGGACAGCACGCTGATCGCGGAGGGCGTGGAGACGTGGGAGGAGCTGAACGTGCTGCTGCGGCTGGGCGTCCGTCATGCCCAGGGCTTCCTGGTGGCGCGGCCGGCGAGTGATCCGCCTCGCCCCACGTCGGAGTTCGAGCTGCGGCGACGGGAAGCCATCCGCGAGGTCCACTTCCAGAAGGACGAGGACGACGAGACGGTGGGCGGCATCGTCATCCCGCGCCTGAGCGTGCACGCGCTGACGACGGACGAGGAGCTGGATCGGCTCTTCATGCGCCCCCCGGGGCTGGATCACGTGGTGTTCGTGGAGCAGGAGAAGCCGCGAGCGCTGGTGACACGGCATGGCGCGCAGCGAGTCACCATCGAGCGACCGCTCGTGGTGGAGGAGAGCATGTCCATCACGGCGCTGGCGACGGCGGCCATGGAGCGTGCGCCGGAGGCGCTCTACGATCCGGTGGTGGTGACGGACGCGCAGGGGCGGTTCCTGGGCACGGTGACGATGAAGCAGCTGATCGCCCGGGCCACGGAGCTGGAGGTCCGCGCGGCGAAGGGGGCCCACCCGCTCACGCACCTGCCAGGGAACCGGATGATCGAGCGGTGGATCCGGCAGGCGCTCCAGGGCGCGGGGTTCACGGTCATCTACGGGGACCTGGATCACTTCAAGGAGTACAACGACCGCTACGGCTTTGCGCGGGGGGACAAGCTGATCCGACTGACGGCGCGCGTGCTCTCGGAGAGCCTGCACCTGCTGCCCAGCGGAAGCCAGGTGGGCCACGTGGGCGGGGATGACTTCGTGCTGGTGTGCCCGGACGCGGTTGAGCCCGCGGCGCTCGAGGCGATCTGCCGGCGCTTCGACGAGGAGAAGCGCGCGCTGTTCGAGGCGGGGGATCTGGAGCGCGGGTGGTTCCAGGCCAGGGACCGCAAGGGCACGAGCGTGCAGGTGCCTCCGGTGACGCTGAGTCTGGCGGTGCTGGACAGTCGGAAGATGGGAGGCGACGTGCATCCGGCGTCCCTGTCGAGCATGGCCGCCTCGTTGAAGAAGAAGGTGAAGGAGCTGGCGGCCAGCACGCGCACCAGCGCGTTCATGTTCGAGCGCCGCGCGCAGCCGTAGCCGCGCGGAGCTGACCAGGATGGCTCACCCGAGCATTCCTGGGCATAGTCCAAGCCATGTGTGATGGCACGGTCCTCTCTCGCAAGCTCGACAAGAAGTGGCACCCCTTTTCCGAAGCCGCGCAACAAGGCCCGCACGGATTCGGGCCCATCCCTCGCGAGCCAGGGGTCTATGTCCTGCGCGCCACGACAATCTTCAGGAGCTGATCGAACTCGCCTGGTCCGGCCATACGATCAACGATCCATTCTGGGCTCTCCTTCATGCGGGGTAGCGTTTCGAGATCGGTATCCAGACAGTGGAGCCTCGATCCGAGAGCGCCTTGGAGGCACTCCTCAAGACCCTCTATCAACGCCACCATGGCGACAAGAAGCCCCACTGGTGGAGCGGTAAAAGCGGACCTCCACTTCGGATGAGCACGCCAAGCGAGCAGGACCTGCGAACTGGCGCCGAGTCGCGGCATCTCACACTCGGATTCGCTCCTGCCTGGCAGAGAGCCTTGGCCTGGTGCGTGGCCCTGGGCGCCCTGGGCGCCGCTCTCGTCGTCCTGTTCCCGGACAGCTATCAGCAGGATGGCGGGCAGCACTATCTCTTCGCCCGATGGGCCTTCCAGACACCTCTCTACTTCGTCAAGGTCTGGGCCCGGCCGCTCTTCCAGCTCGTCTACGCCGCACCGGCGCAGCTCGGCTATCCCGTGGCCAAGCTCGTCACCGTCTTCATCTGCCTCGCCACTGGCTGGAACACGTTCCGACTCGCGGAGGCGCTCGGGCTCGCTCGCCCCCACCTGAGCGTCCCGCTGCTCTGGCTCCAGCCCGCGTGGCTGCTGCTGTGCCATGAGCTGATGACCGAGCCTCTCTTCGCCCTCGTCTTCGTGGTCGCGCTGCGGCTCCACCACTCCAGCCGAATGAAGGCGGGCGCCGCGCTGGCCTCGCTCCTGCCTCTGGCCCGGCCCGAGGGGTTCTTCCTCGCCACGCTGTGGGGCGTGTGGCTCCTGCTCGACCGGCGCGCTCCCCGCCCTCTCTGGCGGCGGCTGCCCTCCACCCTCCTGCTCGCCTCGGGCTGCGCGCTCTGGTGGCTGGCCTCCTATCTGCTCACCCGCGATCCCCTCTTCATCCTCCACGACTGGCCCAAGGGCTGGGCCCCGAAGAATGACGCCTATGGCACCGCGCCCCTCTGGAGCTATGTCATCCGCTTCCCGGAGCTGCTGGGCCCCCTGCTGCTGTTCCCCTTCCTCGTGGGCCTGGCCGTGCTCCTCCGCCGCCGAGAGCTGAAGGCCGTCACCTCCGCCTTCCTCGTGCTCTTCGTGCTGCACTCGGTGCTCCGCACCCTCGGCCTGTTCGGCTCCGCTGGCTACCCGCGCTACCTCGTCTGTGTCTCCCCGGCGATGGCCCTCATCACCCTCGCGGGCTGGAACACCCTCGCCGCCAGGCTCACCCGCCAGCGTCTGGCCGCTGCCCTGGGAGCCCTCGTCCTGCTCCCCTCCGCGCTGGCCGCGCTCCTCTATGTGGACGCCGCCGAGTGGTCCCGTGACGCCTGGGCCGTGGACGCCACCGCCGCCCGCTTCCGCGAGGCGCCCCGTCCCATCACTCGCTTCTACGGCAGCCAGCGCTACATGCACGCCGTGTTCGATGCCCCGCCCCTCTCCCCTCGCCTCGAATGGAACCGGGAGAACTATCTGCGGGAGCTACGCGAGGCCCCTGTCGGCACCCTCGTCATGTGGGACTCGGACCGCGGCCCCGCGTGGAACCACCTGAAGGTCGAGGACTTCCAGGCCCTGGGCTACACCCTGCTGCGCTCGGACACCTACGTCCTCACCGGCAAGCTCTCGAGCCGCTCCCCAGGCCCCTGGTTCGACTACGGCTACGGCCCGCTGGACTCGCACGGCTGGCGCTGGCCCGGCTTCGGTGGCCCTCGCTCCGTCCGCATCTGCCTGCTCTACAAGGAGCGCTGAGCCTCCGCGCCCCTCAGGGGATGATCCGGATCGAGGACACTCCCTCGAACTCCACCGTGCTGCCCTTCGTGATGCCCACCGACTGGCACCAGCCTCCGGGCACCTCCAGCACGAACTGGCTGGGCACTCCCACCGAGCGCGCCTTCAGCGTGCGCGGCTCGGCCCGCTCGACGATGCCCACCACCTTCTTCCGCGTGTCGATGAAGAGCATGTCCAACGGGATGAGCGTGTTGCGCATCCAGAAGCTCTGCACCACCTCTTCCGGGAAGAGGAACAGCATGCCCTTGCCCGCCGCCAGCTCCGTGCGCCACATCAGCCCCCGCGAGCGCGCCTCCGGCGTCGCGGCCACCTCCACCTCCACCCGGTGCACTCCTCCATAGGCGTCATGCAGGCGGACGAAGGCGCGCGGCAGCGGCTGCATCACATATTCCTTCGCGGTCACGTCCGTCGTCGGCGGGGGCGCGGGAGCCGGTGGCTTGCCCTCGGCCTCGGGACGGCAGGCCAGCATCAACAGCACCGCCACGCCCACTGCCTGAACAGGAAACCGGCGCATGCTCAGGAGTTCAGCGACTTGTTCAGCAGCTTCTCGGTCAAGTCCGTCCCCAGGCTGTCCGCCATGAGCTTCTCGACCACACCCTCGAACTCCGAGCGCTGGGTGTCGCTGTTGTAGATGAAGCGGATGCCCATGCCGGGCTCGTCCCCGTCCGCCTTGGACCAGACCACCTCGCCCAGCAGCTCGAACGGCGCCTCGCGCTGCGGCACCGTGAGCTTGAAGAGGAACCGCGTGCCGATGGCCAGCGGCTTCTTCGTCTTGATGAAGGTGCCGCCCTTCGAGATGTTCTTCGTGTAGTCCGCGAAGAACGAGTTGAGCTTCTTGTAGTCGACCTTCAACTCGATCGGTACGCGGACCTGCTGGCGCTGCTCTGGACCGGTCTTCTGTTCGGGCATGCTGGGGAGCAGTATAGGGGAGCCTATGCGGCAAGTCCTGTTATCCCGAGCCTCCGCCCTGCTGCGGCGCCCCGCCGTCCTCACCGTGGCGGGTCTCCTGGCGCTCGGGGGTTCGGCCCTCGTCTTCCTCCCCCTCTTCGGCCTGCCCGGCTTCGAGCTGAGCCTGGCCCTCTCCATCGCCGTGGGCACCCTCGGCGGCGGAGTGGGCATCGCCGCCGCCGCCCAGGAGCGCCGCCTCCTCAAGGGCGAGGAGCCCCGCCTCAAGGAGCTCCCCCGCCCGGAGCGCCCGACCCAGGCCGTGGCCCAGGCCCTGGGCACCGCGCTGCTGCTCAACACCGCGGTGCTCGTCCCCCCCTTCCTCAGTTCCACTCTCTTCGCACTCTTCTCGACGGAGTGTGATCCGTTCGAGCTGGTGGGCTTCTACCCGCTGCTCACCCTGCCCTCCGCCGCGCTCGCCTCCGCCGCCGGCGTCTTCTGTGGCTTCTGGGCCCGGACGCCCGGACGCGGCGTGCTCGCCTACGTCGGCCTGGTGCTCCTCTCGGGCCTCCACACCGCCTGGCCCATCGTCTTCGGCCCTCAGGTGTATGCCTTCAACCACTTTCTCGGACATCTCCCGGGGCCCCTCTACGACGAGGCGCTGGCCATCACTCCCCGGCTCGGCTGGTTCCGGCTGGAGACGCTGGCGCTGGCGGGGCTGCTCGCGCTGCTCACGGCCATCAGCCTGGACGTGCGCGCAGGCCGCCTCTCCCAGCCGAACCCCTCACCCGGCGCGTGGCTCCTGCTGACACTCGGGGTGGGCACCGTGGCCATCCTCGAGGGCAACGGGCCGACTCTCGGCCTGCGGATGACTCACGAGTACCTCTCCCACGAGCTGGGCGGCCTC
Above is a window of Hyalangium gracile DNA encoding:
- a CDS encoding zinc-binding dehydrogenase, whose product is MTSSALPEKMRALCLSAYDGRPESLQVTEVPVPKPEAGQVLVRVAAAPINPSDLMFVRGLYGVKKPLPAIPGFEGSGTVVAAGSLAGRLLVGRRVGCVPTPSTDGTWAEYVVVPLKQCFPLLPRLSDEQGASFFVNPFSAWALMERARQGKHKALVQSAAASTVGRMLQKLARKEKLPLVNVVRRAEQEAMLRKLGAEHVVNSSEPEFEERLRLICQELGVSLAFDAVAGTMTGHLARALVDGGTVIVYGGLSEQESRIHPGEFIFHQKKIEGFWLSEFFRGGFGKDQLRALVEVPTLLGKDFETPVRATLPLESAGEALRIAASDMTAGKVFFRPNAWGGE
- a CDS encoding bifunctional diguanylate cyclase/phosphodiesterase translates to MSLPVISGASEPPSWLWSGDQPRIVSVFQPIVDLMNGEPIGYEVLSRGAGPIQAPHVLFSKARVEGVCWELERACWTAAVRRIATLPLEDRRVPFFFNVGPDVLSDPRFRDGAPLELLASHGMSPRQIVLEITETSTFADSEQLAALTRRYMGHGFGIALDDFGAGYSGLVTLVHSAPHFIKLDQALVRDIHQHSYRQHLVKSLVTFASSVDSTLIAEGVETWEELNVLLRLGVRHAQGFLVARPASDPPRPTSEFELRRREAIREVHFQKDEDDETVGGIVIPRLSVHALTTDEELDRLFMRPPGLDHVVFVEQEKPRALVTRHGAQRVTIERPLVVEESMSITALATAAMERAPEALYDPVVVTDAQGRFLGTVTMKQLIARATELEVRAAKGAHPLTHLPGNRMIERWIRQALQGAGFTVIYGDLDHFKEYNDRYGFARGDKLIRLTARVLSESLHLLPSGSQVGHVGGDDFVLVCPDAVEPAALEAICRRFDEEKRALFEAGDLERGWFQARDRKGTSVQVPPVTLSLAVLDSRKMGGDVHPASLSSMAASLKKKVKELAASTRTSAFMFERRAQP
- a CDS encoding DUF192 domain-containing protein, whose product is MRRFPVQAVGVAVLLMLACRPEAEGKPPAPAPPPTTDVTAKEYVMQPLPRAFVRLHDAYGGVHRVEVEVAATPEARSRGLMWRTELAAGKGMLFLFPEEVVQSFWMRNTLIPLDMLFIDTRKKVVGIVERAEPRTLKARSVGVPSQFVLEVPGGWCQSVGITKGSTVEFEGVSSIRIIP
- a CDS encoding TIGR02266 family protein, yielding MPEQKTGPEQRQQVRVPIELKVDYKKLNSFFADYTKNISKGGTFIKTKKPLAIGTRFLFKLTVPQREAPFELLGEVVWSKADGDEPGMGIRFIYNSDTQRSEFEGVVEKLMADSLGTDLTEKLLNKSLNS